One part of the Raphanus sativus cultivar WK10039 unplaced genomic scaffold, ASM80110v3 Scaffold0587, whole genome shotgun sequence genome encodes these proteins:
- the LOC130502507 gene encoding CASP-like protein 5C1 isoform X1, with protein MEVVGTSSSVGLRLGQVLFSSASLLFMCFNDDDDFYAYTAFCSYLVTVMGLVTPWSVTLALIEAYSIIVQRLPLQATVLSVIVSGDFVLSFLSLGGACSTASVTVILIGAGEKHCDRYKLSATMALLSSFLSFASTFFNFRLLPSLFSH; from the exons ATGGAAGTGGTTGGAACCAGCTCAAGCGTTGGTCTACGTCTTGGACAGGTTCTGTTTTCTTCTGCTTCGCTTCTTTTCATGTGCTTCAACGATGACGACGATTTCTACGCTTACACTGCCTtctg CAGTTATTTAGTTACAGTGATGGGTTTAGTGACACCATGGAGCGTTACGTTAGCCCTGATTGAAGCTTATTCCATCATCGTTCAGAGACTTCCTCTGCAGGCAACAGTTTTATCTGTCATCGTCTCTGGAGACTTT GTTTTGTCGTTTTTGTCACTGGGAGGTGCATGCTCAACGGCGAGTGTGACCGTAATTTTGATCGGCGCTGGAGAGAAGCATTGTGATCGGTACAAGTTATCGGCGACAATGGCTCTCTTGTCTTCGTTTCTTTCATTTGCTTCCACTTTCTTTAACTttcgtcttcttccttctctaTTTTCTCATTAG
- the LOC130502507 gene encoding CASP-like protein 5C1 isoform X2 yields MEVVGTSSSVGLRLGQVLFSSASLLFMCFNDDDDFYAYTAFCYLVTVMGLVTPWSVTLALIEAYSIIVQRLPLQATVLSVIVSGDFVLSFLSLGGACSTASVTVILIGAGEKHCDRYKLSATMALLSSFLSFASTFFNFRLLPSLFSH; encoded by the exons ATGGAAGTGGTTGGAACCAGCTCAAGCGTTGGTCTACGTCTTGGACAGGTTCTGTTTTCTTCTGCTTCGCTTCTTTTCATGTGCTTCAACGATGACGACGATTTCTACGCTTACACTGCCTtctg TTATTTAGTTACAGTGATGGGTTTAGTGACACCATGGAGCGTTACGTTAGCCCTGATTGAAGCTTATTCCATCATCGTTCAGAGACTTCCTCTGCAGGCAACAGTTTTATCTGTCATCGTCTCTGGAGACTTT GTTTTGTCGTTTTTGTCACTGGGAGGTGCATGCTCAACGGCGAGTGTGACCGTAATTTTGATCGGCGCTGGAGAGAAGCATTGTGATCGGTACAAGTTATCGGCGACAATGGCTCTCTTGTCTTCGTTTCTTTCATTTGCTTCCACTTTCTTTAACTttcgtcttcttccttctctaTTTTCTCATTAG